One segment of Anguilla anguilla isolate fAngAng1 chromosome 1, fAngAng1.pri, whole genome shotgun sequence DNA contains the following:
- the erh gene encoding enhancer of rudimentary homolog produces the protein MSHTILLVQPTKRPEGRTYADYESVNECMEGVCKMYEEHLKRMNPNSPSITYDISQLFDFIDDLADLSCLVYRADTQTYQPYNKDWIKEKIYVLLRRQAQQAGK, from the exons ATG TCTCATACAATTCTGCTGGTCCAGCCGACTAAGCGGCCAGAGGGGAGGACCTACGCTGATTATGAATCTGTCAACGAGTGCATGGAAG gtgtatgtaaaatgtatgagGAACACCTGAAGAGGATGAACCCGAACAGCCCGTCAATCACGTATGACATCAGCCAGCTGTTTGATTTCATTGACGACTTGGCAGACCTCAGCTGCCTGGT gtaTCGAgcggacacacagacataccagCCCTACAATAAGGACTGGATCAAGGAGAAGATCTACGTGCTGCTGCGTCGCCAGGCTCAGCAGGCAGGGAAATGA